CTATGCCAACCGAAATCTCGGCTTGCCGACAGTCGGTATACTGACTATGTCAGATCGGCGGTGGTTTGAAAATCTTGATACTGACAGAGGTCAGTTCGGCAGTCGTTTGGGGAAAAATGGATCGATTTAGTACCGAATCCAGCCCTagtttgtggtaattacaaggtctaagACAACATCTACCAATTTATGAACCATTTTATAAAATTgacgacaaatgtgttgtacaaGCGGTAAATATTCATATTTATAACAAATAGAGCATGTGTCATCATTCACATAATATAGTTCTCAATTGTATAATTGGGGTAAACATTTTGGTATTTACTCCATTTAGGACAATATTTACAGGTATATAGACAATATTataaaggggaaatgatcatttacccaattttagtttaaaaattgcccacttactcaaacattctaagagattgcctacttacccaaacactctaagagattatttccctaatacccaattaaatatttttttattctttttaatttttttttgggacaattttgccgtctcctttgtcacttagtgagagatgtcatcggagaccttgcaggactccggtgaccagtggcctgCCGGGGACTCCGGTGAAGGACTCCGCTGACGGTGACTGAATTCCGACTACCGGACTGGTGGCCAGATTCCggtgtctgaatttattgccccctaataatacccagtaatcatattatttcccccaataatcatattattgccccccaataatcatattattgcttccCAATAACAAGGTTATTAGGGAttaataattagtgaaaaatgagatgtttttaattttgaaagttttagtaggtttatccaaataaataatcttattactgccccccaataatcttattattacccaataaatatttaattgcccctcaataatcttGTTAGAGCACGGAGACTATGTATTCCACCGACGGCGGCATATATATGCCGACAATTCTCAGTTGGAGCTCTGATGAAGCTGAATCAAGGTTATTGCGACGGAGCAGCGAAGCAAGGAAATTGATGGCGGAGATTAACTTTGCGTACATGAAGAAGCGGTCTCCGTCGTAGAGAGGTTGGACGGTGACGGAGGTGCGGGTACAACGGTCACTGGAGGCGTGTATGACTGTGATTTTGTTGAGGTTTTGGGATGCTGTGTGCGATGAGGAAGAAGGGAGATCGCGGAGGTTGCCGGGTTTGAGTTTGTCCCTTGCTGGTTCGGTCGGCGGAGGGGACTAGGGTTGGAGGTGCAGTCAGCCGAAGGTGGCGAAAGGATGATGAAGGCGGTCTAGCGAAACCGGCGGGGCGATGCAGTAGGCAAGAGGTGGAGAGGATGAAGGCGGTCTAGCGAAACCGGCGGGGCGATGCAGTAGGCaagaggtggagagagagagagagagagagagagagagagagagagagagagagagaggttgagaAGAGAGATTCTGAGAAGAGAGAAATCaatgagtttcaatttaattaatagggCAAAATTGTTATTAGATGTTAGATTGaataaatgaggttaaaaaactcttagtggagtaagtggacaattttttagatgaaattggatAAGTGGTCATTGATAACAAATGTGTTGTTAAATTGGTAATACTTTTTAAAAAATTGTCATGTGTCAAAATTTAAATGGGTAACCTGTTGACCAATTCATCAGATTACTATcatatttataaattaaaaatataaaaataaagggtACGGATACAGGAGGGTTCTGATGTCCCACAATACGTATGATGTCAGAGTTTATAAAATTCAACGTGAATTGGTCGTCTCTACCACTCCATTCATTACTGTATACAATATTCTACAGTAAGAGTTTTTGTTATTTGCAATGTTCACACTGGTATGGTGGACACCACCAAACAATGGAATCTTTTATCTCCAGGGAAAGAACAGCGACGTAGGTTGAGCTAATACAGCTATCAGATTGGTGCCGTTGACCTGATGGGCCGATCATACTGGTATGATGAACATTTGGCTTTGCTGGGAGATGTTTTGTTTTCTCCctttacatatatatttttcttggtAACTTTTCATGATATTACAAATTAAAGTTCCTGCACATTGTTATCTTTTGGTCGCATTTTAAGCAATGATGCAAATAGGCTGCACAGTTCAGGGGAGCTTTCATTCTCTACTATTTATGTAGTAGATTGGATAATTCAATTAATGATGCTTTTGTTAGATAGTCCTTTGCGTTACAGATTTGTTCTGTTGTAATGGAATCCACTGGTTTATGATCTACACCAGATTACTTCAATCTAGCTTCATTCTCTGCTATCTGAGTTTGAATCAACTTGCAGAACCAAGAACCCACTGATTCTGAGTTTGAATCAACTGATCCTATTCTAAAGCTTAGTGACAAAATGCAAAACCAAACCAATTCTACGGGGAATGAAAATGCAGTAGGGAGAAAAATTGTCTCGCTCTCATTTGTCTACCCTGATCTTCTTATATATTGCCAGCACTGCCTCAGAAAAAACAAACTATGAATGTGACtggttatgttttttttttaaaactaaaTTTAGGTCTCCCAAAATTGGATCTGGATTCATATACAATTGAACGGTTTCACTTGTTCGAAAGTAATAGCTCTGCCTCAAGTTTATTTAGATTGTATTTGTTGTATTTCTTAGTTGGACTTCAATATTTAATGCCTTGATATAGGTTCAAGGACTGCAAGAATCAATACCACTACAGTGCTATAATTTTGCCCAACTCCTTTTTTTCCCTAATGCCAGCAGAGATATTAAGCAATGCTTCCACATATGACGAGAATTAAATAAATCTTCCACAAAATCGATCTTTCTCCCTGCTTTTTGAGCCACttgattttgaggtatttggaTGCTATGAGCATATTCAGCAATTCAGAGGTATTTGGATGTTATCAAAATTTGGCCAAACTACCTGTGTGATATGGTTGCGCTAATAAATTATAGTGTGTACTCTTCAGTGATGTTTAGATGTTCTTTTAGACTTGTAGTTCTGGAAAAGGAGCTCTAGccgggttcttatgtgattgaaTACAAGTTTCACTGGATTCTTTTAATCAAGTTACGTGAGCACTAGTTGAGCACTTCAGTGTTTCTTGCTTTAAGAATTTGTAATGGCAGCCATTCTGGATTATGAACATGCAACGATAGAAACAAATCTGTAGTAGAACAATTTTTCCTGCGGGAAAGAGATTAGGTAATGCTGCAGACCTGACTATATATAGGAAACTCACTGAGCTTCAGAGGGAGAGGAACTCCTCCAATGGGCTTGTATATATATCTGACAACAACATATGCCACGTCAAAAAAAGACTAACCTACATGCCTTCACAAAGAGTAGCAGCAAAGCTAGTTGCCCACTTCAAAGGGGCAGACAAAGAATAACAAGCTTGTTCCCATGAACCAAGCCACCTCAAGCATATACTTTCTGTGGCTCCCATTTGGCGAGTAAAACCCTTCGGAGTTTCCGGTCCTAAAGACCTGATCTCTGAGCATTCTATAAGGCAAACCCCGAACAAGAAAGCACTCTGAATCTGAggctatatttttaaaaaccTTGGAGTAAATGTGCAAATGATGCATGCAGAGGGTGAAAAGCAACAATGGACATGGATGGTTTTCATATATGTCCACTGGTATTGCCCTAAGTTGGAGACTTGGTTTGCCCTCTCTGACCACTTCTAATTACACACATGTATATATCTACCCCTAGCCACTTAAGTTATTGTCCTATTCCAGGACAATATTATCTTCTGAATTTGCGTCTGCTTCCTAATCTCTCAGTACCTACTAGTTTGGCAAGCAAATGAGTTCTAGGACATTAATCATTGACAGAACATTCTCTGTTTCGTGTTTGATAATTGAAAAGTAGTTGGTAAGAACGTTTTATTTAGTTCATACTAATGCCATctgacaaaaagaaaattttatatGCCTTTTGAGTATTTGATACTGGAGTTTGAACTGCATTTGGAAACACAGATTTTCATCTAGTCTTCTGCTGCTATTCTTCTCGTGTCACAAACCATTTCATTTACGTGCCTTGCTCAAGAGGTTGGCCTCTCGAAAAGCCTGATATTTGGTGACAAGTTTGTCTCTGGGAGGCCAATTCTCTTTGATTATAGGAGCATCTGCAAAAGTCCTTTTCCATTCTGATAACAATGGAAACTCATCTTCTGCTATCACTTTCATGCTAGCTACCTCTCCAAACACATTCTCAATTTCTGCAAGCCATCCAAGTGCAATATCTGCAAATCCAATATGCTCTCCCCCAAAGAATTTCTTCCCCTTTAGCTCCTCTTCCAAGTACTTCAAGTTCTCCTTGGCCTTCACAATTCCTTCCTCTTGCTCTTTCCCTTCACTATTAAAGGCTTCCCAATAAGATGGCAAAACCTTCATGTAAAATCACAAACATAATTAGATAATGAAACAAATTGAATTCTCCATCAAAATTACTCATCTCTTGTATAGAATATCATTGATCTCGAAACTCCATACGATActagtgttcaagtaaattctgATTAATttgcccaaaaaaataaaaaaagtaaattcTGATTATGCTAAGAAATAGTAGTAGTTCAGCTGGGTTACCTTTTCATCATTAAATTTTGCCCAAAAGCGTGCAGCAGCTCTTTCGTGAGGATCTTCGGATAGCAGAGGGTTCTGTTTCCATGTTTCTTCAATGTATTCAAGGATCACAAGTGATTCAGCAACTGATTTTCCATTGTGCACAAGCACTGGAACCTTCTTATGAACAGGGTTGTATTGAAGAAGCAGAGGGCTTTTGTTTGAGAGATCTTCAAAGATGGTATCATATTGGACATCTTTGAGCTTCAGTGCCCAGACTATTCTCAAAGCAGCAGGGCTAGACCATGTTCTGAAGAGCTTGACTTCTGCCATTTTCTTGGAATGAGCTTCCATAGCAGCTTAAGGCCTTTTTATGCAGAACTTTGACTAGGGAACTTTGCCGTTGTCTCCCTATACATAATTGTATTTATTATTCTGACCTTCTATGTTGCTATATATGACTTGGGCCATGGAAATGGGAAATGCTCATATAAAGTTGATAAGAAAAGAGTTCAACTTCAACAACTATAAAGGATTAAAGGTAAACTTTAGTCAGGTTAGGTCGGCAGAGGATTGATAGGGAGACTTAAGATTCAACAGGACACCTTCGTTGACATCTCCTTCCATCGTGTGACTTGTTTTCTGTTAATTGTTGTGAAAACCTGTATTTATTGCaccagagagagaaaaatagttaagaagctccaaaataattgaCAATTGGGAAATATATGGGATTGTAAGTGAGTTTTGAGAAAATGAAAGGATTAGGGTATGTAAATAGTGTTTGGAACTTTGGATGGTAGGTGTGATGTAACTAGAAGAAGGGTTCTGTTCGTTCCCTTGAAATTTAGACATACGTAGAATGTGTCCCATATTCTTTCTCTTGTCAATATCTACAAGGTACTTCCTAGTCGTATAACATATGGTATTGAAAGCTTAAACTTAAACTACTTGACCGGACAATATCttttagatatttttttttttttttggtcatgagAGATTGGGATGGTGATATCTGAATGATCAATGCATACATATTGGTCTTACAAATTAATACACACCAGAAATGATTTTACTGTACTCGCATATTCTTTTTACTTATAGTCAAGTACTTTTATAAAATTTCTAGGGTGTCAATTAATGGTAATTGAAAAGTTAATGAATTTGTAGATATATTTCTtatttgggtttttgtccatttaccctatttctagggattttttttccactaaccccattaagtttttttaactctcttttacccaatacactctaaggaagtcttccctaatacccaattaagattttttttttgtttttaatttttttttaataccattttacccttcaccccttttgttacttagagagagagagagagaaaatggaagagagagaaaccataggagacttcgccggagccggtcgcgggaatccggccaactttagccggattccggtcaccggtcgccggattccagtcaccggccgccggatttcggtcaccggcAGCCGAATTctggatttttctgaaaacctcaccgaAAAGGTTTATTGCTCCCAATAgatatctattgccccccaatagagaggtaatagacatctattgccccccaatagacgtctattgccccactagtctattgccccctaatagacgtctatcgccctccaatagacgtctatcagccatgtattgccccccaatagacgtctattgccccccaatagacgtctatcagccatgtattgccccccaatagacgtctatttccctccaatagaacttttcaATCGCCGAAATGGAAACTAATCTCCCtagatttagacaaataaaactttgattaaacaaaaagaacgagaagattacatcaattcaaaacgtctattgccccaatagacgctttaacagacgtctattggcccccttAATATGAATATTAATGGATATTAATACTCGATTTCTATGCTGTACGctcaattatttttttgttcttctaaaaaaaatgacTTTTTTTGTTGAAAACAACCTGCATTcatcacaaaaaccaaaaattctaCTGAAACTTCATGTAATTGATATCAAATAAACAATTCAAACAATGAAACCAACTCAATAAGCACCTCTGGTTTCAAAAAACTTATTACTGCTTCAACCTCTCTGCATGATTCCTACAACCAAACACCATAGCTTCAATACACACATCAAACACATTCCAT
This portion of the Rosa chinensis cultivar Old Blush chromosome 1, RchiOBHm-V2, whole genome shotgun sequence genome encodes:
- the LOC112184713 gene encoding probable glutathione S-transferase, which produces MEAHSKKMAEVKLFRTWSSPAALRIVWALKLKDVQYDTIFEDLSNKSPLLLQYNPVHKKVPVLVHNGKSVAESLVILEYIEETWKQNPLLSEDPHERAAARFWAKFNDEKVLPSYWEAFNSEGKEQEEGIVKAKENLKYLEEELKGKKFFGGEHIGFADIALGWLAEIENVFGEVASMKVIAEDEFPLLSEWKRTFADAPIIKENWPPRDKLVTKYQAFREANLLSKARK